The Amycolatopsis viridis genome window below encodes:
- a CDS encoding type B 50S ribosomal protein L31, translating into MKQGIHPGYHPVVFQDSATGDAFLTRSTMTSDRTIEWSDGNTYPLVLVDVSAWSHPFWTGGRRIMDTAGQVEKFHRRYGRRK; encoded by the coding sequence GTGAAACAGGGTATCCATCCGGGCTACCACCCGGTGGTCTTCCAGGACTCGGCGACCGGGGACGCGTTCCTGACCCGGTCGACCATGACCTCGGACAGGACGATCGAGTGGAGCGACGGCAACACCTACCCGCTCGTGCTGGTCGACGTGAGCGCGTGGTCGCACCCGTTCTGGACGGGCGGGCGCCGGATCATGGACACGGCGGGTCAGGTGGAGAAGTTCCACCGGCGCTACGGAAGGCGGAAGTGA
- a CDS encoding alpha/beta fold hydrolase, producing MLTRPLELAGAFTFEGHRLCYTQFGTGDRVVVLAHGLMFTRRMHAPLARTLAADGFRVITVDLLGHGDSDRPRESWQYSIPAFGDQVLALLDHLDVRAAVVGGTSLGANVALEVAVRAPERLRGIVVEMPVLDNAIVAGLLAFTPLLFAARFVPFGVRAVARLAALVPHGSQWVDVVTDTLEQQPPALAALLHGVFFGRIAPPRSVRRRIEVPALVIGHERDPVHPFGDADTLAADLAAAEFVQARSPVELRFDPQRLTGTILDFLRRCHPA from the coding sequence ATGCTGACCCGCCCCCTGGAGCTGGCCGGTGCCTTCACCTTCGAGGGACACCGGCTGTGCTACACGCAGTTCGGCACCGGCGACCGCGTCGTGGTGCTCGCCCACGGCCTGATGTTCACCCGGCGGATGCACGCCCCGCTGGCCCGCACGCTGGCCGCCGACGGGTTCCGGGTGATCACCGTGGACCTGCTCGGCCACGGCGACTCGGACCGGCCGCGCGAGTCGTGGCAGTACTCGATCCCGGCGTTCGGCGATCAGGTGCTGGCGCTGCTGGACCACCTGGACGTGCGGGCAGCCGTGGTGGGCGGGACGTCGCTGGGCGCGAACGTCGCGCTCGAGGTGGCGGTCCGGGCGCCGGAGCGGCTGCGCGGGATCGTGGTGGAGATGCCGGTGCTGGACAACGCCATCGTGGCGGGGCTGCTGGCGTTCACCCCGCTGCTGTTCGCGGCGCGGTTCGTGCCCTTCGGCGTGCGGGCGGTGGCGCGGCTGGCCGCGCTGGTGCCGCACGGCAGCCAGTGGGTCGACGTCGTCACCGACACGCTGGAGCAGCAGCCACCGGCCCTGGCGGCGTTGCTGCACGGGGTGTTCTTCGGGCGCATCGCGCCGCCGCGGTCGGTGCGGCGGCGGATCGAGGTGCCCGCGCTGGTGATCGGCCACGAGCGCGACCCGGTTCACCCGTTCGGCGACGCCGACACCCTGGCCGCGGACCTGGCCGCGGCGGAATTCGTGCAGGCCCGCAGCCCGGTCGAGCTGCGCTTCGACCCGCAACGGCTGACCGGGACGATCCTGGACTTCCTGCGCCGCTGCCACCCCGCCTGA
- the rpsN gene encoding 30S ribosomal protein S14, whose protein sequence is MAKKSKIARNEQRRAVVARYAGRRAELKAVISSPRSSADERAAAGAALRKLPRDSSPTRLRNRDTADGRPRGYLRKFGLSRVRLRAMAHRGELPGVTKSSW, encoded by the coding sequence ATGGCCAAGAAGTCGAAGATCGCCCGCAACGAGCAGCGGCGTGCTGTCGTGGCCCGCTACGCCGGGCGCCGGGCCGAGCTGAAGGCCGTGATCTCGTCGCCGCGGTCCTCGGCGGACGAACGCGCGGCGGCCGGGGCGGCGCTGCGGAAGCTGCCCCGCGATTCCAGTCCGACACGGCTGCGCAATCGCGACACCGCCGACGGGCGCCCGCGCGGCTACCTCCGCAAGTTCGGCCTGTCCCGGGTGCGGCTGCGCGCGATGGCTCATCGCGGTGAGCTGCCCGGCGTGACGAAGTCGAGCTGGTGA
- the rpsR gene encoding 30S ribosomal protein S18: MSAVSKRTEARPGRRRRNLLTAEQVSVVDYKDVDLLRKFISDRGKIRARRVTGLSPAQQKQVAQAIKNAREMALLPYPSRTR, from the coding sequence GTGAGCGCGGTGTCCAAGCGCACCGAGGCCCGGCCGGGCCGCCGTCGCCGCAACCTGCTCACCGCGGAGCAGGTGTCCGTTGTGGACTACAAGGACGTGGACCTGCTGCGCAAGTTCATCTCCGACCGGGGCAAGATCCGCGCCCGGCGGGTGACCGGCCTGTCACCGGCGCAGCAGAAACAGGTGGCCCAGGCCATCAAGAACGCCCGCGAGATGGCCCTGCTGCCCTACCCCTCGCGGACGCGCTGA
- the rpmG gene encoding 50S ribosomal protein L33 — protein sequence MARNEVRPIIRLRSTAGTGHTYVTRKNRRNDPDRLVLRKFDPVVRRHVEFREER from the coding sequence GTGGCCCGCAACGAGGTCCGGCCGATCATCCGGCTCCGCTCGACCGCGGGCACCGGTCACACGTACGTGACGAGGAAGAACCGCCGCAACGACCCGGACCGGCTGGTGCTGCGCAAGTTCGACCCGGTCGTGCGCCGGCACGTCGAGTTCCGGGAGGAGCGCTGA
- the mrf gene encoding ribosome hibernation factor-recruiting GTPase MRF, whose translation MDPETTGTTRVPLTLISGLVPAATADLAEQVRAARPGTAVVHHDLREIGSGVVRRRLQLGVRDETTVLELAHGCVSCTLREDLLPLLRRLAGTSGVRHIVVRLDEAMEPEPVCWAIRHVLVGDRPVSDFVTIDGVHTVLDRGTWLADATGADTLAERGLQASQDDERTVAQVALSQAEFADVLVLTGAADAWTDAKTAAVLDRVAPAAWRTSRLAEVPAGARRGQVTDMHGPLLHGEPPLGADCGVATLLFRVQRPFHPQRLHDALDVLLDGAVRTRGRVWVASQPDVALWLESAGGGLGVGHAGPWLAAPDGPGWTDVSPERRTLASLRWHPVFGDRASEVFVVTDQATPAEIEAALSAALLTDAELAAGRREWLSYEDPFGAWHEEPCGDADETTTETQDAPFASGTERQ comes from the coding sequence GTGGATCCCGAAACGACCGGCACCACCCGGGTGCCCCTCACCCTGATCAGCGGCCTCGTCCCGGCGGCCACCGCCGACCTCGCCGAACAGGTCCGCGCGGCCCGGCCCGGCACCGCCGTCGTCCACCACGACCTGCGCGAGATCGGCAGCGGCGTCGTGCGGCGGCGCCTGCAGCTGGGCGTCCGCGACGAGACGACCGTGCTCGAGCTGGCCCACGGCTGCGTGTCCTGCACGCTGCGGGAGGATCTGCTCCCCCTGCTGCGCCGCCTGGCCGGCACCTCCGGCGTGCGGCACATCGTCGTGCGGCTGGACGAGGCGATGGAGCCGGAACCGGTCTGCTGGGCGATCCGGCACGTGCTCGTCGGCGACCGTCCGGTGAGCGACTTCGTGACGATCGACGGCGTGCACACCGTGCTGGACCGCGGCACCTGGCTGGCCGACGCGACCGGTGCAGACACCCTCGCCGAGCGCGGGCTGCAGGCGAGCCAGGACGACGAGCGGACGGTCGCACAGGTCGCGCTGTCCCAGGCCGAGTTCGCCGACGTGCTCGTGCTCACCGGCGCGGCCGATGCCTGGACCGACGCGAAGACCGCGGCCGTCCTCGACCGGGTCGCGCCGGCGGCGTGGCGCACCTCGCGGCTGGCCGAGGTGCCCGCGGGTGCGCGGCGGGGCCAGGTGACCGACATGCACGGCCCGCTGCTGCACGGCGAGCCACCCCTGGGCGCCGACTGCGGTGTGGCCACGCTGCTGTTCCGGGTGCAACGCCCGTTCCACCCGCAACGGCTGCACGACGCGTTGGACGTGCTGCTGGACGGGGCCGTGCGCACCCGCGGCCGGGTGTGGGTGGCCAGTCAGCCGGACGTGGCGCTGTGGCTGGAATCGGCCGGCGGCGGCCTCGGCGTCGGACACGCCGGGCCGTGGCTGGCCGCGCCGGACGGCCCCGGCTGGACGGACGTGTCGCCGGAGCGCCGGACGCTGGCGTCGCTGCGCTGGCACCCGGTGTTCGGCGACCGGGCCTCGGAAGTCTTCGTCGTCACCGATCAGGCCACCCCGGCGGAGATCGAGGCGGCGCTGTCCGCCGCGCTGCTCACGGACGCCGAGCTCGCGGCCGGGCGGCGGGAATGGCTGTCCTACGAGGACCCGTTCGGCGCCTGGCACGAGGAGCCCTGCGGGGACGCCGACGAAACCACAACAGAAACGCAGGACGCACCCTTCGCGTCCGGAACGGAGAGGCAGTGA
- a CDS encoding crotonase/enoyl-CoA hydratase family protein — MTDTADKLPDLVSLAVERTGALARVTLLGPGKGNAMGPDFWRELPIVFRTLDADPAVRAIVLTGSGRNFSYGLDLPAMMGGWAPLLAGDALAGPRTEFLREIRSLQDSVTAVAECRTPVIAAVSGWCIGGGVDLIAAADVRLASADAKFSVREAKVAIVADLGSLQRLAGIIGEGHLRELALTGKDIDAARAEKIGLVNDVYPDADALLAAAGALAGEIAANPPLVVRGVKDVLSLNTERQVADGLRYVSAWNAAFLPSKDLQEAVQAFVERRTPEFTGE; from the coding sequence ATGACTGACACCGCCGACAAGCTGCCGGACCTGGTCTCGCTCGCCGTCGAGCGCACCGGCGCCCTCGCCCGCGTGACGCTGCTCGGGCCGGGCAAGGGCAACGCGATGGGCCCGGACTTCTGGCGCGAGCTGCCGATCGTGTTCCGCACCCTGGACGCCGATCCCGCGGTCCGGGCGATCGTGCTGACCGGCAGCGGGAGGAACTTCTCCTACGGTCTCGACCTGCCCGCCATGATGGGCGGCTGGGCGCCGCTGCTGGCCGGGGACGCCCTGGCCGGGCCGCGGACCGAGTTCCTGCGCGAGATCCGGTCCCTGCAGGACAGCGTCACGGCCGTGGCGGAGTGCCGCACGCCGGTGATCGCCGCGGTGTCCGGCTGGTGCATCGGCGGCGGGGTGGACCTGATCGCCGCCGCCGACGTGCGCCTGGCCAGCGCGGACGCGAAGTTCAGCGTGCGCGAGGCGAAGGTCGCGATCGTGGCCGACCTGGGCAGCCTGCAGCGGCTGGCGGGGATCATCGGCGAGGGCCACCTGCGGGAGCTGGCCCTGACCGGCAAGGACATCGACGCCGCGCGGGCGGAGAAGATCGGCCTGGTCAACGACGTGTACCCGGACGCGGACGCCCTGCTGGCCGCGGCCGGGGCGCTGGCCGGGGAGATCGCCGCGAACCCGCCGCTGGTCGTGCGGGGTGTCAAGGACGTGCTGTCGCTCAACACCGAGCGCCAGGTCGCCGACGGGCTGCGCTACGTCTCCGCCTGGAACGCGGCGTTCCTCCCCAGCAAGGATCTGCAGGAAGCGGTGCAGGCGTTCGTGGAACGCCGCACGCCGGAGTTCACGGGCGAGTGA
- a CDS encoding CDP-alcohol phosphatidyltransferase family protein, whose translation MIEHRTEPAGPSLLRQAWTVPNLLSLLRLAGVPVFLWLLLGPRADGWALVLLVFSGVSDWLDGKLARWLDQTSRLGQLLDPAADRLYIVATLAAFLVRGIVPWWLVAVLVGRELLVGVALVVLRRHDYAPPEVTYIGKAATFVLMYAFPFLLLTQGTSIAAAIARPIAYSFTAWGTVLYVWSGALYLLQTFWAVRRARTGAGM comes from the coding sequence GTGATCGAACACCGCACCGAGCCGGCCGGGCCCAGCCTGTTGCGGCAGGCGTGGACCGTGCCGAACCTGCTGTCCCTGCTGCGGCTGGCAGGTGTCCCGGTGTTCCTCTGGCTCCTGCTCGGCCCCCGCGCCGACGGCTGGGCCCTGGTGCTGCTGGTGTTCAGCGGCGTCTCCGACTGGCTGGACGGCAAACTGGCCCGCTGGCTGGATCAGACCAGCCGCCTCGGGCAGTTGCTCGACCCGGCCGCCGACCGGCTCTACATCGTCGCCACGCTGGCCGCGTTCCTGGTCCGCGGCATCGTCCCGTGGTGGCTGGTCGCGGTGCTCGTCGGGCGCGAGCTGCTGGTCGGCGTAGCGCTCGTGGTGCTGCGCCGCCACGACTACGCGCCGCCGGAGGTCACCTACATCGGCAAGGCCGCGACTTTCGTGCTGATGTACGCCTTCCCGTTCCTGCTGCTCACACAGGGCACGTCGATCGCGGCGGCCATCGCACGGCCGATCGCCTACTCCTTCACCGCGTGGGGCACCGTGCTGTACGTGTGGTCCGGTGCCCTGTACCTGTTGCAGACCTTCTGGGCGGTCCGGCGTGCCAGGACGGGCGCGGGGATGTAA
- a CDS encoding AMP-binding protein gives MNTVHSTAHERFREARDFLLAHREDYDTAYRDFAWPRLDEFNWALDWFDVVAADPANADRYALWIVEEDGSEGRWTYPEMARRSSQVANWLRGHGVRRGDRLILMLGNQVELWETILAAIKLGAVIIPASTLLGAADLRDRVDRGRARHVVVRSADVEKFADVPGDYTRIAVGEGAGGGWLSFADAYSAEESFTADGPTAATDPLLLYFTSGTTAKPKLVQHTHVSYPVGHLSTMYWIGLEPGDVHLNISSPGWAKHAWSNVFAPWNAEATVFLYNYTRFDAGALLAQMQRCGITSFCAPPTVWRMLIQADLTALRTPPVKVVGAGEPLNPEVIDQVGKAWGVTIRDGFGQTETSVQIANTPGQEVKPGSMGRPVPGFKVVLVDPVGGEPAEEGEICLDLSERPVGLMVGYADDDDRTAEAFRGGLYHTGDVGSVDERGYITYVGRTDDVFKASDYRISPFELESVLLEHEAVAEAAVVPAPDPIRLAVPKAYVVLAAGHEPDAATAESILAFCREHLAPYKRIRRLEFADLPKTISGKIRRVELRGKEQASPESRTAGEFREDDFPNLKG, from the coding sequence ATGAACACTGTCCATTCGACCGCTCACGAACGCTTCCGCGAGGCACGCGACTTCCTGCTCGCGCATCGCGAGGACTACGACACCGCGTACCGCGACTTCGCGTGGCCGCGGCTGGACGAGTTCAACTGGGCGCTGGACTGGTTCGACGTGGTCGCCGCCGACCCGGCCAACGCGGACCGGTACGCGCTGTGGATCGTCGAGGAGGACGGCAGCGAGGGCCGCTGGACCTACCCGGAGATGGCCCGCCGGTCCAGTCAGGTGGCGAACTGGCTGCGCGGGCACGGGGTCCGCCGCGGCGACCGGCTGATCCTGATGCTGGGCAACCAGGTCGAGCTGTGGGAGACGATCCTCGCCGCGATCAAGCTGGGCGCGGTGATCATCCCGGCTTCGACCCTGCTCGGCGCGGCCGACCTGCGGGACCGGGTGGACCGCGGCCGTGCCCGGCACGTGGTCGTGCGATCGGCGGACGTGGAGAAGTTCGCCGACGTCCCGGGTGACTACACCCGCATCGCCGTGGGCGAGGGCGCCGGCGGCGGCTGGCTGTCCTTCGCCGACGCTTATTCCGCCGAGGAATCGTTCACCGCGGACGGGCCGACCGCGGCGACCGACCCGCTGCTGCTGTACTTCACCTCGGGCACGACGGCCAAGCCGAAGCTGGTGCAGCACACGCACGTGTCCTACCCGGTCGGGCATCTGTCCACGATGTACTGGATCGGCCTCGAGCCGGGCGACGTGCACCTGAACATCTCCTCGCCGGGGTGGGCCAAGCACGCGTGGAGCAACGTGTTCGCGCCGTGGAACGCCGAGGCCACGGTGTTCCTGTACAACTACACCCGCTTCGACGCGGGTGCGCTTCTGGCGCAGATGCAGCGCTGCGGCATCACCAGCTTCTGCGCGCCGCCGACGGTGTGGCGGATGCTGATCCAGGCCGACCTCACCGCGCTGCGGACCCCGCCGGTGAAGGTGGTCGGGGCGGGGGAGCCGCTCAACCCGGAGGTGATCGACCAGGTCGGCAAGGCGTGGGGCGTGACCATCCGGGACGGCTTCGGCCAGACCGAGACCAGTGTGCAGATCGCCAACACGCCGGGGCAGGAGGTCAAGCCCGGGTCGATGGGCCGCCCGGTGCCCGGCTTCAAGGTCGTGCTGGTCGACCCGGTCGGTGGTGAACCGGCGGAGGAGGGCGAGATCTGCCTCGACCTGAGCGAACGCCCGGTGGGCCTGATGGTCGGGTACGCCGACGACGACGACCGCACCGCAGAGGCTTTCCGCGGCGGCTTGTACCACACCGGTGACGTCGGCTCGGTCGACGAACGGGGCTACATCACCTACGTCGGCCGCACCGACGACGTGTTCAAGGCGTCGGACTACCGCATCTCGCCGTTCGAGCTGGAAAGCGTGCTGCTCGAGCACGAGGCGGTCGCCGAGGCCGCGGTGGTGCCGGCGCCGGACCCGATCCGCCTCGCGGTGCCCAAGGCGTACGTGGTGCTGGCCGCGGGGCACGAGCCGGACGCGGCCACCGCGGAGAGCATCCTGGCGTTCTGCCGCGAGCACCTCGCGCCGTACAAGCGGATCCGCCGGCTGGAGTTCGCCGACCTGCCGAAGACGATCTCCGGCAAGATCCGCCGCGTCGAGCTGCGCGGCAAGGAGCAGGCGTCGCCGGAGTCCCGCACCGCGGGCGAGTTCCGCGAGGACGACTTCCCGAACCTCAAGGGCTGA
- a CDS encoding pyridoxal phosphate-dependent decarboxylase family protein, which yields MRSAREVLAQLRELRAGDLPTHGGRTLAYVYDSGLTGLDELAAQAHALASSANGLDPTAFPSLRRLENDLVAATARLVGGTPDTVGAVTSGGTESCLLAVLAARESRPDVAEPSMVLPATAHAAFHKAAHLFRVRPVVVPVDPVTFRADPAAMAAAIDDTTVLVVASAPSYAHGIIDPIAPIAAAAAARGVRMHVDACIGGWILPYFRRLGRAVPEFGFGVEGVTSVSVDLHKYAYCPKGVSVLLHAGPDLRRGHYFASADWPGYTMLNSTIQSTRSGGPLAAAWAVVQHLGDDGYLELARRTLAAVSELARGITGTRGLRLLAEPDSTLLALTTEDEGFDLFTVADEMRVRGWYVQPQFAHRSSPVNLHLTVTAANRGSEAEFLADLAASVSAARAAGPVTVDENVAAFVAALDPDTLTGEQFAGLLTAAGMGGGAGLPDRMAEINALLGAAPPPLRERLLREFLGMLYRPGSPG from the coding sequence ATGAGATCCGCGCGTGAGGTCCTGGCGCAGCTGCGCGAGCTGCGTGCGGGCGACCTGCCCACCCACGGGGGCCGCACCCTCGCCTACGTCTACGACAGCGGCCTGACCGGGCTGGACGAGCTCGCCGCGCAGGCCCACGCACTCGCGTCGTCCGCGAACGGCCTGGACCCGACTGCGTTCCCGAGCCTGCGGCGCCTGGAGAACGACCTGGTCGCCGCGACCGCGCGCCTGGTGGGCGGCACCCCGGACACCGTCGGCGCGGTGACCTCGGGCGGGACCGAATCATGCCTGCTCGCCGTGCTCGCCGCGCGGGAAAGCCGCCCGGACGTCGCCGAGCCGAGCATGGTGCTGCCCGCGACCGCGCACGCCGCGTTCCACAAGGCCGCGCACCTGTTCCGCGTGCGCCCGGTCGTGGTTCCGGTCGATCCGGTCACCTTCCGCGCGGACCCCGCTGCGATGGCCGCGGCCATCGACGACACGACGGTCCTCGTCGTGGCCAGCGCCCCCTCCTACGCCCACGGGATCATCGACCCGATCGCGCCGATCGCCGCCGCGGCCGCCGCCCGCGGGGTCCGGATGCACGTGGACGCCTGCATCGGCGGGTGGATCCTGCCGTACTTCCGGCGTCTGGGCCGGGCGGTGCCGGAGTTCGGGTTCGGCGTCGAGGGTGTCACCAGCGTGTCGGTCGACCTGCACAAGTACGCCTACTGCCCGAAAGGCGTGTCGGTGCTGCTGCACGCGGGCCCGGACCTGCGGCGCGGCCACTACTTCGCCAGCGCCGACTGGCCCGGCTACACGATGCTGAACAGCACCATCCAGTCCACCCGCTCCGGCGGCCCGCTCGCGGCTGCGTGGGCAGTCGTGCAGCACCTCGGCGACGACGGCTACCTCGAACTCGCCCGCCGGACACTGGCCGCGGTGAGCGAGCTGGCGCGCGGCATCACCGGGACCCGGGGCCTGCGGCTGCTGGCCGAACCGGACTCGACCCTGCTCGCGCTCACCACCGAGGACGAGGGCTTCGACCTGTTCACCGTCGCCGACGAGATGCGGGTGCGCGGCTGGTACGTGCAGCCGCAGTTCGCCCACCGGTCCTCGCCGGTGAACCTGCACCTGACCGTCACCGCCGCCAACCGGGGCAGCGAGGCGGAGTTCCTCGCCGACCTCGCCGCCTCGGTCAGCGCCGCCCGCGCCGCCGGCCCGGTCACCGTGGACGAGAACGTGGCCGCGTTCGTCGCCGCGCTGGACCCGGACACCCTGACCGGCGAGCAGTTCGCGGGTCTGCTCACCGCGGCCGGAATGGGCGGCGGGGCGGGGTTGCCGGACCGGATGGCAGAGATCAACGCCCTGCTCGGCGCCGCGCCGCCGCCGCTGCGGGAACGGCTGCTGCGTGAATTCCTCGGGATGCTCTACCGGCCGGGTTCACCGGGGTGA
- the cobA gene encoding uroporphyrinogen-III C-methyltransferase, which produces MPEDQHYLVGLDLAGRRVVLVGGGTVAQRRLPRLIGAGAAVELISPSTTPAVGGMIDAGEVVWHQRRYTDGDLEGAWYALACTDDPEVNAAVCAEAERRRVFCVRADAGIEGTAVTAAVGRHEGLVVGVLSGGQPLRSAAVRDNIVEALHTGAIAGDRPAPDATELPGVALVGGGPGDPELITVKGRRLLARADVVVADRLAPRELLDELSPDAEVVDAAKIPYGRAASQDFINATLIEHAKAGKFVVRLKGGDPYVFGRGFEELLACAEAGVPVTVVPGITSSIAGPAVAGVPVTHRGVAHEVVVVSGHVAPGDESSLTDWAALARLRGTIVLMMGVERLDRFAAALLAGGRPGDTPVAIVENATMPTQRVHRFALATAAAEAKAAGVRPPAVIVIGPVAGLLPDDLH; this is translated from the coding sequence ATGCCTGAAGACCAGCACTACCTCGTCGGCCTCGATCTCGCCGGGCGGCGCGTGGTGCTCGTCGGCGGCGGCACCGTGGCCCAGCGCAGGCTGCCGCGGCTGATCGGCGCCGGCGCGGCCGTCGAGCTGATCTCGCCGTCGACCACTCCGGCCGTGGGCGGCATGATCGACGCTGGCGAAGTGGTGTGGCACCAGCGCCGCTACACCGACGGCGACCTCGAGGGCGCCTGGTACGCGCTGGCCTGCACCGACGACCCGGAGGTCAACGCCGCGGTCTGCGCGGAGGCCGAGCGGCGCCGCGTCTTCTGCGTGCGCGCCGACGCCGGGATCGAGGGCACCGCGGTCACCGCGGCGGTCGGGCGGCACGAGGGACTGGTCGTCGGCGTACTGTCCGGCGGTCAGCCGCTGCGGTCGGCCGCCGTGCGGGACAACATCGTCGAGGCCCTGCACACCGGCGCGATCGCCGGCGACCGCCCCGCGCCCGACGCCACCGAACTGCCCGGGGTCGCGCTCGTCGGTGGCGGCCCCGGCGATCCGGAGCTGATCACCGTCAAGGGCCGCCGGCTGCTCGCCCGCGCCGACGTCGTCGTCGCCGACCGGCTGGCGCCCCGCGAGCTGCTCGACGAGCTGTCGCCGGACGCCGAGGTCGTGGACGCCGCCAAGATCCCCTACGGCCGGGCGGCGAGCCAGGACTTCATCAACGCCACGCTGATCGAGCACGCCAAGGCCGGCAAGTTCGTGGTCCGCCTCAAGGGCGGTGACCCGTACGTGTTCGGGCGCGGTTTCGAGGAGCTGCTGGCCTGCGCCGAGGCCGGGGTGCCGGTCACGGTGGTCCCGGGCATCACCAGCTCGATCGCCGGTCCCGCGGTCGCCGGGGTGCCGGTCACCCACCGCGGGGTGGCACACGAGGTGGTCGTGGTGTCCGGGCACGTCGCGCCCGGTGACGAGAGCTCGCTGACCGACTGGGCCGCGCTGGCGCGGCTGCGCGGCACGATCGTGCTGATGATGGGCGTGGAACGGCTCGACCGGTTCGCGGCCGCGCTGCTGGCGGGCGGCCGTCCTGGCGACACGCCCGTGGCGATCGTGGAGAACGCCACGATGCCGACCCAGCGGGTGCACCGGTTCGCCCTGGCGACCGCCGCCGCGGAGGCGAAGGCCGCCGGGGTCCGCCCGCCCGCGGTGATCGTGATCGGCCCCGTCGCCGGCCTGCTCCCCGACGACCTGCACTAA
- the rpmB gene encoding 50S ribosomal protein L28: MSAVCQVTGRKPGFGKQVSHSHRRTSRRWDPNVQRRRYWLPAEGRWVTLRVSAKGIKTIDKRGIEAVVAGLRAKGVKL; the protein is encoded by the coding sequence ATGTCGGCGGTCTGCCAGGTCACCGGCCGCAAGCCGGGCTTCGGCAAGCAGGTGTCCCATTCGCACCGGCGGACCTCGCGGCGGTGGGACCCGAACGTCCAGCGACGCCGCTACTGGCTCCCCGCGGAGGGACGCTGGGTCACCCTGCGTGTCTCGGCGAAGGGCATCAAGACGATCGACAAGCGCGGCATCGAGGCGGTCGTCGCCGGCCTGCGCGCGAAGGGGGTGAAGCTGTAG
- the rpmF gene encoding 50S ribosomal protein L32, with amino-acid sequence MAVPKRRMSRSNTRHRRARWKAVQPDLVPVVINGRQQLVPRKLLRHFHRTGR; translated from the coding sequence ATGGCCGTTCCCAAACGCAGGATGTCCCGCAGCAACACCCGCCACCGCCGCGCCCGGTGGAAGGCCGTGCAGCCGGACCTGGTGCCGGTCGTGATCAACGGCAGGCAGCAGCTGGTACCGCGCAAGCTGCTCCGCCACTTCCACCGGACCGGACGGTGA